The following DNA comes from Micromonospora chokoriensis.
CAGCACCAGGGCGCCGCCGGCGAGCTGCACCACTGTCAGGTTCTCGCCGAGGACCACCGTGGCGAGGACGGCGGTGACCACCGGTTCGACGGTGGACAGGATGGCGGCGGTCGACGGGCCGGTGCGCCGCAGCCCCGCGAAGAAGGTCAGCATCGCCACGACCGTGGACACCACGGCGATGCAGGTCACCCAGAACCAGCCTCGCCATCCGAAGTCCAGGTGCACGCCGCCGGTGAGCAGGGCGTGGCCGGAGAGGGTCCCGGCCGCGCCGGTCAGCACCAGCGCGGACAGCACCACGGGCGCCAGCCGGTGCACGACGGTGTCGGCGACCAGGATGTAGGTCGTGTAGGTCAGCGCGGCGGCGAAGGCCAGCAGCGCCCCGAGCGGATGGAACCCCACGCCGCCGGCGTCGAGCAGGACCAGCAGCGTTCCGGCCGACGCGGCCACCAGCGCGGCGGCGCGCCTCGGGGAGAGCCGGTCCCGGCCGAGCAGCACCGCCCCCACGGTCACCAGGACCGGGTACGTGTAGAGGATCAGGGCCAGCAGCGAGGCGTCCATCAGTTGCAGGGCGCCGAAGAACAGGCCCGCCTGGGCGGCGTACCCGACGGCACCCAGCCCGACGGCGACGGCCAGCACCTGGCGACCCGTCATCGCCGGGCGCCCGGGAGCAGGCGCAGCGCGGCGTAGACCCGGCCGCACCAGCAGGGCGATCCCGAGCAGGGCGGCGGCCAGGGTGAAGCGCACGAGCAGCAACTCCCCGGTGGGGACGCCCGCGTCGTAGGCGAGCTTGCCGAAGATCGCCATGGCGCCGAAGCACGCCGCGGACAGGAGACACAGTGCTGCACCCATGCAGCCAGGATCGGAGACCCGACCGATCAGGTCCAGCGATGATTCCCGGAGGCCAATCGTTAGGATTTCCGTATGGTCGAGCTGGACCTGCGGCGGTTGCGCTTCCTGCGCGAGCTTGAGGAGCGCGGCACCCTGGCGGCGGTGGCGGCGGCTCTGGGTTACAGCCCGTCCACCGTCTCCCAGCAACTCGCCCTGCTGGAGAGGGAGGTCGGCGTCCGGCTGCTGGACAAGGCCGGGCGCGGCGTACGGCTCACCGACGCCGGGCAACTCCTCGCCCAGCACGCCCGGGTGCTGCTGTCCGCCGCCGAGGCGGCGCAGGCGGACCTCGCCGCTCTCAGCGGCGACGTCCGCGGCACGGTCCGTGCCCGGGGCCTGCAGTCGGCGGCCCGCCGCCTGCTCGTCCCCGCCGTGGCACGGCTGCGGACCGCACACCCGCAGGTCCGCGTGGAGATCTTCGAACTCGAACTCGAGCAGTCCCTGCCGGGTCTTCGCCTCGGCACCGTCGACCTGGTCATCGGCGACGAGTACGACAGCCATCCCCGCCCCCGACCGGCCGGTCTGCGCTTCACGCTCCTGCTGGAGGAGCCCCTGCGGATCGTGCTCCCGGCCGCGCATCC
Coding sequences within:
- a CDS encoding DMT family transporter, whose product is MGAALCLLSAACFGAMAIFGKLAYDAGVPTGELLLVRFTLAAALLGIALLVRPGLRRAAPAPGRPAMTGRQVLAVAVGLGAVGYAAQAGLFFGALQLMDASLLALILYTYPVLVTVGAVLLGRDRLSPRRAAALVAASAGTLLVLLDAGGVGFHPLGALLAFAAALTYTTYILVADTVVHRLAPVVLSALVLTGAAGTLSGHALLTGGVHLDFGWRGWFWVTCIAVVSTVVAMLTFFAGLRRTGPSTAAILSTVEPVVTAVLATVVLGENLTVVQLAGGALVLSAVVVLQRQSVRAPRPSRDPARNDVAEPTAVAP
- a CDS encoding LysR substrate-binding domain-containing protein, translated to MVELDLRRLRFLRELEERGTLAAVAAALGYSPSTVSQQLALLEREVGVRLLDKAGRGVRLTDAGQLLAQHARVLLSAAEAAQADLAALSGDVRGTVRARGLQSAARRLLVPAVARLRTAHPQVRVEIFELELEQSLPGLRLGTVDLVIGDEYDSHPRPRPAGLRFTLLLEEPLRIVLPAAHPLARCGGPVAVADLRFDIWAASAEGTGHHAMVVGTCRALGGYEPDLRHRSNDADVQLELVRAATAVALMPALTLPRDDPALAIRDVAEVTVGRRLVAVTRDTPAAPALIALFKAVTEQVGQLGG